The following DNA comes from Chitinophaga nivalis.
TCCGGGCGGCAACAAAAAGTGTACAGCAGCAGATCAAACCTGCGGTACCTGTTAAGAACAGTGTGATCGACGATCAGTATAATGAGTTGAAACTGTTTTTCAGTGGCCAATACCGGTTCGTCATGCGGGCATATAATGATGGCGTGGCCTACCGCTTTGAAACAGATTTTCCCGACAGCATCACGGTGATACACGAAACGGCTGATGTACATCCTCCGGCGGGTAGCCAGGCCTATTTTCAATGGGTGAAAAAGTGGATGAACCATTATGAGCATACCTACGAACAGCTGGGAGTGGATAGCCTGACAGCTACCCGCGTCACCCAGCTGCCTTTATTGATAACTACACCACAGGCCGGAAAAGTATTGATTACAGAGTCTGACCTGTATGACTACCCCGGCCTGTATTTTACGGGTAACGGCGACGGGACGATGAAAGCAATTTATCCGCCGGTAGTTAAAACAGAGCGTGTCAACAAACGGGGCACAAAAGATTGGGACCGGCGTTTTTTTCCGATCGAAAGTGAACCATTCATCGCACGTACTGCCGGGAGCCGTACTTTCCCCTGGCGTATTCTCGCACTCGCCCAAACGGACATACAATTGCTGAACAATGAAATTGTTTATAAGCTGGGCGCTCCCAATAAGCTGGCCAATACAGACTGGATCAAACCGGGGCAGGTGGCCTGGGATTGGTGGAATAACTGGGATATTACCGGAGTGGATTTCCGGGCAGGCGTTAACACGGCTACCTATAAGTATTACATTGATTTTGCTGCTAAAAATCACATCCCCTATATCATCATGGACGAAGGCTGGTATGAACTGGGCGATCTCACAAAAATATCACCGGAGGTAGACGTAAAAGCGATTATTGATTATGGGAAGCAACGAAACGTTGGCGTGATCCTGTGGTGCGTATGGCGTACGCTCGATGAGCAGCTGATGCCGGCGATGAAACTGTTCCGGGACTGGGGCGCGAAAGGCATCAAGGTGGATTTTATGGACCGCGATGATCAGGCTGTAGTAAATTTCTACTGGCGTTGTGCAGCGGCAGCAGCGGAACATCAGCTGTTGGTGGATTTTCATGGCGCACACAAACCTGCCGGTATCAACCGTACCTGGCCTAATGTGCTCAACTTTGAAGGCGTGCAGGGAATGGAACATAATAAATGGTCCGATAAGAATGCCAGCCCGCAGATGGCAGTAACGTTACCGTATATACGGATGTTTGCCGGTCCGATGGACTATACACCCGGTGCGATGCGTAATGCACAGCAACGCGATTTTAAAATAATATATGACAAGCCTTTTGGCCAGGGCACCCGCTGTCAGCAGCTGGCGATGTATGTGTTGTATGATGCCCCTTTACAAATGCTGTGTGATAATCCGGTAGCCTATGAGAAAGAAACGGAATGTACGGCGTTTATTACACAGATACCGGTTATCTGGGACCAAACCATTCCACTACAGGGGGAAATTGGAGAATACCTGGTGATGGCGCGTAAAAAAGGAACCCGCTATTATCTGGGGGCGCTCACCAATTGGACGGCCCGTGATATCGTCACCGATTTATCCTTCCTGCCGTCAGGGACACATCGCATTACCATCTTCAAAGATGGCATCAATGCCGACAGGAATGCTACGGATTATAAAAAAGAAGTACAGATGCTTACCAACCGCGACAGCCTGCGGGTACACCTGGCTCCCGGTGGTGGATTTGCTGCTATTATTGAATAATTGAATGGTCACTATTATGAAAAGAAAAGGAATCTGTTTGCTGATACTGTTATGTATCTGTAGGGGCGTCATGGCGCAGGTACCTCGATGGACACTCGCTAAGGATGGAGGTATCAGCTGGGTCGTTAAAGAAGGAGATATACATACCGACCAGATCGAGATGAGCGGCAAACAAATATCAGCCATTGTCACCTATGGAACGGGGGAAAAGGGTAACCTGGTATTAAAGCAGCAGCTGGTATTTCCGCTGTTGCGCACGATTCCCAACAATACCCATGCAAGCCTCACTGCAAAGTTTGATGGCAGTGAAACGCCGCTTGTTACGGTAAATGGGGTACAGATGCAGGAAATACCGCAGGATTTTTACCTGAAAGGATATATCCGGGTTCATTCCCGTACGAATACCCCACTCACGGTAACGGATATCCTGTTCCCAACGATTGACAAGGCTGCTTATATCCGGGAGCGGGAATTCGTTAATAGTTCCACACAGACCTGTAAGGTCAAAATTGATAGTCTTACTACCAGTATACATACCGATCCGGCTAAAGGCGTAGCGGGCGCCTATAATATTACGGTTGCGGGGAGTATACATGGGGAATACCATATACCGCCGGGAGGAAGCCTGAAATGGGCCATTATATATACCGCCGGAAAAGCTCGGGTGCCACCCTACTATTATGCTTCGTCCTATGAATGGGCGAGGAGAAATGCATTTGTAGATGGTCTGATGCAGGACCTGGTACTGGAAACGCCGAATGATACCATTAATCGTGGCTTTGCCTTTGCCAAAATACGGGCGGTAGAAAGTATTTATGATACCAAAGCAGGGCTCATGCATGGCCCTGGTGGCGGGGCTTATTATGCGGCTATCTGGGCAAATGACCAGGCGGAGTATGCGAATCCGTTTTTCCCTTTTTTAGGGAATCTCAATGGGAACGAATCTGCTGCCAATAGTTTCCGGTTGTTTGCTAAGTATATGAATCCGGATTACCGGCCTATTCCCAGTTCTGTGATTGCGGAGGGCGATGGATACTGGAATGGCGCCGGTGACAGGGGCGACCAGGCAATGATTGCCTATGGCGCCTCCCGTTTTGCACTGGCCAGCGGCGACGTCAATACTGCCCGCCAGGTGTATCCGCTTGTGCAGTGGTGTTTGCAATACCTGGAGCGAAAGAAAATGGCCAATGGTATCATTACCTCTGATGCGGATGAACTGGAAGGAAGGTTTCCGGCAGGTAAAGCAAACCTGTCTACCAATACTTTGGCATACGGTGCGTATGAAAGCGCTGCGGCATTGGCTACCTCTCTGGGGCAACCGGATACCGCTGCTATATACCGCACCCGTGCACAGGAACTGGCAGCAGCCATAGAACAGTATTTCGGGCATGTTGTACAGGGGTATGATACTTACCGGTATTATGAAGGAAATACCGTGCTTCGTTCCTGGATCTGTTTGCCCCTTACCATGGGGTTGTTGCAACGTAAAGCAGCAACGATACAGGCATTACTATCACCGCATCTATGGAGTAAGGATGGTATCCTCACGGCGGCCGGCGACCACACTTTCTGGGACAGGTCTACCTTGTATGCCTTCAAAGGACTTTTCTTTGCCGGCGCTACCGATACGGCTCTCACGTACCTGGCCTATTATACCCGGCAACGGTTACTGGGTGAGCATGTGCCATATGCGGTGGAAGCCTGGCCAGAGGGTAACCAGCGGCATCTTTCAGCAGAAAGCGCGTTGTATTGCCGTATCATGACAGAAGGGCTCTTTGGTATTGTACCTGCCGGTTTGCGGGCTTTTCGTATGTGCCCGCGCCTGCCCGCAGTCTGGAACCATATGGGGTTGAGACATGTCAGGGCTTTCGGCGCTGATATGGATATCCGGGTAGAACGGCGGAAAAAACAATATCATATAACGGTCACAAATAAACGACAACTCATTCTCAGTACTGCCTGGAATGGTAAAGATGTTGTTAAAGTGGAGTTACCATAATTACCCAAAATAACCCGGGAGTCCCTGCTACTATATATGTAGATGAAGCAGCCGACATATGGGAAGTTGGTGTAGACCTATTATACAAATAAGCCGGTGTTACCCACCGGCTTATTTTATTGGGATATGCTGTCATAATCAATACACTTACGGTTAATTACCTGTCGTTATATCAGCGGATCATCTATTCATGAAATCAGGAATGTTATACTTTTGTGTGGAGATATGTACCTATGAGATTATTTATTTATCAGCGCGGTAGTAATTATAAAATCTATCAAGATAATCAGGAAGACCTGCTTTTTGTGGGAGAGTGGTATCGGAAGTGGAATCAGGGAAGACAGTTACTGCTGACGGATTTACAAGGGAATCCCTTGCTGACGGCAAAGGAAACGGATTATAAATGGTGGAAATGGAAACGAAACAGGCCATATAGATTGGTGTTGTTGCAGGAGCAACACACCTTTGATTTAACCTGTGTGCACTACCGGCAACAACACTGGCAAATGACTGATGGGAAAGATATATATGATTATTATGTACACCGGAGGCATTTGAAATCTATCTTTAAAAATGATATACAAATCGCCGGTATTAATAAAAAGATCTTTCACTGGTATCAACATGATACACTGTATATAGATCTGGATAGGGATGTAAATCCCTTGTTGCTGGCGGGATTAGCTTTAACCTTTGATATGGGAGAAGATAAAAGGGAAGGAACTGTTACGATTGACCTGGGTACTATTTCCCTATCGAAGAGGAGGGAATATAATCAGGAATGGTCTCCTAAGTAAACAATAGAAAATGACAGGTTGGATATAAAGGTTGCTGTATGCAGCCTTTTTTTGTTCAAAGGATGAAAGGAAGTATGATGAGGCTGTTGGTGCAGCTAGAAAACTTGATGTGCATGAAAGAAGAAAAACCTGGAGGCAGATGGTCTGGCTGGAAAATAAAAATCGGTCGCTGCAAAAATATTCCATCAATAATAGCATATAGCTACTATCCATTTTACGAAATGAGAAGGGGCGAATTGTTGTGTGATGGGCCATAGTAAAGGTTTTTTTCAGATAAGTATCATGACCTGCCGGTAGCTTGAAAATATCTGCGATATGACTGCAATGTAAACTGCTTTTGATACTCCATACAATTGCAGTATATGTGAGGGCATTGCTGTGTATAATAGTGCAGTCGGTTTTTTTTGCAGTGGCGTCGTAGTGGTCACTGCCATATGATTGCTGGTGAGAATGCCTGTTTTCATGAGATAACGTGTACGTGTTTTGTTAAATCACAGAAGCTGTTAAATTGCGGTCTGAATATAATGTGAATATGGTTGGGTGAAGGAGCATCAATTGTTATTTATTATGTGCCTGGACGGGTTGGGTTTGGTTGGTGAGAGAGGAAATAGTGCCGGATGATTTGATAAATTGGCGCTGTGTATTAGTTAGTCATCCATACTTTATTAGATGTATAGGTGGGTCAGTGTATTTTTGTTTGACAAGTGATGCGTTAGGATGGTGTTGTAGTTTTTTCATTGAAAGAAGAGATATTCCTGCAAAAAGGAGCGTTGTTTTTTATCGGACGAGACCAGCTTGTGTTGTGCTGTAATTGCCTGCCAGTATGTATTTTATGTAAATTGTTTGTGCCTGTTTGCTATTGTCTTGTTAATAGGGTAGTATGTATTACTGGTTTTAAGTGTCATGAATGGCATCAGATAATTATATGAAATTCGATGCATTGTTTTAAAAAGTATGAAATGAAATATGCAGGCTAAATATTGATTAGTATGCGGTAAAATTGTACTTTTTTTTATCGATGAAGTGTTCTTGCGGTATCGCTGAATAACTTTGATAACCGTAAAATACGACACCAGTATTTTTGTCTTTATGAACCCAAATCCTCCATGCTAATTTTTTAAATATATCATTAATTAATCTCAAAGAATTTTTTTTAGATGATCCTAATGAATCTGATTCCCTTAGAAAATAACGGGATGTAATACCTCCTGTCCGAATAACAGGATTTTTGACCATTAACGTACTGTTAGAAAATAACGGGATGTAATACCTCCTGTCCGAGTAACAGGATTTTTGACCATTAACGTACTGTTTCGCCCACATAGAGCCGTGACCAAGGCTCTGTGCCGATTATTCATGCAGCTAACATAAAAATGTCGACCCTATTATGAGTATCACAACGCATATTCCATGGACTTTTAATGACCAGAAAGTTCCCCTCACGCCGTATCAGGCAATGTTATACCAAAAATATCTACAGGATATCCATCGGGATGATTACCATGTTATCTGGGACCAGTTGTTGTCCGGAGATATAGATATTGTATGGTTCAATCAACGGCTCATAAAATTTGTTAATGATCATGTTTTCGTGAATAGCAATGTCACTGAAGAAAGAGATCAATATTTCTGGATACAGCGTGCGCCTATACCAGATACAGCACAATTGTTACAATGTTATGCTGATCCTTTGAGTCCGGAAGATATTCTCCAGCTTACCTTAAAACGATTTGATCTTAAAAAAGACCTGTTAATAAGACTATATCTGCTTAAGCAGGATAGTAATAACTATCGCTTTATCTGTACCATTCCACATATCCTGATAGATGGTATGGCGGAAAATCAGTTTATCTATGAAATAAGCCGCTATTACAGCGATATACAGTATAATAAGGAAACAGCCGTACAGCATCAGGTGTTACAGCAGTATCAGCTATGGGATAAGCTGAATGCTGCCTGGCAGGAAGGACGATCTGAAATGTCTGATTTCTGGACCAAACATTTAAATAATTTACCGGCTGTTAATACAGACTTTCTGAAAACGAATGCACATGTGGTGAAAAGCCCGTTGCTGCTGGAACCATTTAAGACAGCTGAAATTCGTTTCAGTTATGATGAAACTGTATTGGCCGATGTACTCAAAGTAGCAGTGAAATATGAGCTGGATCATGCCGCCTATGCAGAGTTGATATTGGCTATATTGTTACATCAGACCAATCAACAGCAAGACATTGCTATCGGTAATCCCATCGATATACTGGAAAGTGACTCCCTTCAATATCATACGCACAATAATTATATTATCAGGGATTATAGATTTAATGAGGCTACTACCCTGAGGGGGGTGATCAGCCAATATAGTACCTATCAGCAGGAGTTTAAACAGGCCAATGCCGGTTGTATTCCCATCAGGGAAGTGCTGCAATACGTAGGCAATAAGGATTTGCTGACCGTTGTATTTGCACAGGCTAACCTGAACGAAATGTTGTTGTCTTACAAGGGGCTTGCCAATGTAGATATCAATAGTCAACTGAACCGGTATGTACCTGGCAGGCTGATATTTGAACAGGAGATCAGAGAAGGACGGATAGATTTCAGAATAAGCTACAATAGCCGTGAGTTTAACAGCGCACGGATGAATAACTTTATCAATGTCTATCGGCATCTCTTCACAAAAGTATTGGAAGATCTGTTAAATGATGGTGCGGGAAATGCTGTGCATAGCTATGAATTGTTGCAGGCGCCTGATTATACCCGGATTTTTGATGAATGGAATGCCACCCAAAAAGAATTTCCGGAAGATCAGACCATCCATTCCATGTTCGAGGAACAGGTGCGCCGGACACCGGAAAATATTGCGTTGGTATATGAAGACCTGCAATTTACTTATCGTGAATTAAACAACAGGGCTAACCAATTGGCAGACTATCTGAAAGCGAGCTATGATATACAACCAGATGACCTTATTGTGCTTTGCCTGGATCGTTCGGAACATATGCTGGTGTCAGTATTAGCCATTCTCAAATCAGGGGCGGCTTATGTACCCGTGGATCCCGGATACCCGGATGATAGAATTGATTATATCATAGCGGATACACAGACGAAAGTAGTGCTGACCAGTAGCCGCTATGCTGCAAGATTGTCTGGTTTATCCGGTACCGTGCCGGTAGAAAGTGTGGATAAGCCAATACTTTTATCTGGTATCATCACAGATTTTTCAACGGAAAACCAGACCGACTCCAGTCAGCCGGAAAATCTGGCATATGTCATTTATACCAGTGGTACCACCGGCCGGCCGAAAGGAGTAATGGTAGAACATAAAGGTATCATCAACCGTATTGTGTGGATGAACAATGAATATCCCCTGGTACCATCAGACCGTATCCTGCAAAAAACGCCTTACGTATTTGATGTGTCGGTATGGGAATTATTCTGGGCTAACTGGTACGGCGCGGCTATTGTGATAGCGCCGCCTGATGTACATAGAGATAGTGTGGCCCTGGCAAAATTGATCGATACGGCAGGCGTAACGGTATTGCATTTTGTGCCTTCTATGTTGAGCGCTTTTGAAGGCGTACTGGAAAATGAGGAATATTTACAGCAGGGACTTTCTTCGCTGCGCTACATCTTCTGTAGCGGAGAAGCTTTATTGCTGAAACAGGTTACTAAATCACATGAGTTAATCCCATCGGCGGAAATACATAACCTGTACGGGCCTACGGAGGCATCGGTGGATATCCTCTACTATGATTGTAATGCGAGGGATATAGATAAAGTAGCCATCGGTTACCCGATTTCAAATATACGGGTGTATATACTGGATGGTAATTTATCAGCGGTACCAGTAGGTGCTGAGGGAGAATTATATGCTGCCGGCGTCGGATTGGCCAGAGGCTATCTGCACCTGCCAGGGCTTACCGCAGAACGTTTCATCCCTAATCCTTTTCAAACGGAAGAGGAACGGCAGCTGGGTATCTACGACCGGTTGTATAAAACAGGCGATCTGGTGAAGTACCAGCGTGACGGAGCAATCGATTACCTGGGCCGGAACGATTTCCAGGTGAAAATAAGGGGATTCCGGATTGAATTGGGAGAGATAGAAAACAGGCTGGCAGATTATCCGGATGTTACACAGGCGGTAGTAGTAGCCAAAGGAGAGGGCGCCGACAAATTCCTGGCTGGTTACTATGTAGCGCCGGCACCGCTGGATCAGCAGGTTATATTGGATCATATGGGATTGCATTTGCCGGAATACATGTTGCCGGCTATACTGATTCACCTGTATGAAATGCCTTTGACAACCAACGGCAAGCTGGATCGGAAAGCATTGCCGGAAGCGGTGTTCATTAATACAGATGATTATCATGCGCCCGAAAATGAGATTCACACGCAATTGTGTCAGATATATGCAGAGCTGTTGGAGCTGGAGCCAGAAAAGATCAGTATCCATTCGAGCTTCTTCCGGCTGGGAGGCAATAGCATCATGGGTACGCAGCTGGTCAGCCGCGTACGCCGGCAGTTAGGGGTGGAAATCACGATCATGGATGTGTTTAAGCATAAAACCGTTGCCGCCTTATATAGTGAACTGATTGCCCAAAATGATACAATAGCAGCTGTACAAGCGGAGCAAGGGGTATTAACAGGTACCTTACCATTATTACCTTTCCATACCAGCGTACTGAATAAAATAACAACAGGCGGGGACTTGTCCGGTTATACCTACATAGGAATCGTACCGCCGGCAGACCAGGAATTGCTGACATTAAGCGTGCAGCAACTTTTCGCCTGGCATGATGCTTTAAGAATACACGCTGTTTCAGATAGTAACACCTGGCAGCTCATTTACCAGGATACTGCTGATCATACCAGCCTTACTTATATAACAGGCGATGAAGGTACCTTACAGCATTGGTTAACCGGTCAGCTGCAGGATGCTGCTGCCTCTTCCTTTCCTTTGGCGCGGGTGGTATACCTGAAAGGAGCAACACCGGAAAATGACCGGCTGTATTTCCTGCTGCATGCGTTAATAGCGGATGTCGCCAGCGGACATATACTCATTAAAGACCTGGAACGTATTTACCTGTATCTGGCCGCAAACAGGGAAGATGCCGCTACCGTGCAGGCAGCCACTATTTTGGGCAATAAAGGAGGCAGTTACCGGCAATGGCTAAACGAACTATCTGTTACACTCACCCATGAGCAGGATGGCGCCGCGGCGGAGCAAATCTATTGGGAGAAAGTACTGACTGCTATTCCGGCCAGCAATGCATCGCTGGGGGTGGTAAGAGACAGCAGTTTGCACCACGAGGAATTTGTGCTGGATCAGTACTATACCGGTTTGTTGTCAGGTACCGGCAACAAAGTATACAATACCCGCACCCAGGAGCTGATACTGGGCGCTTTAAGTATGTTGTTGCGTTCCTGGACCGGTCATCAGGAGCATTATGTTTTATTACAGGATCAGCTGAGAGAAACGTTACCAACGGCATTGGATTTTAGCCGTACCATCGGGGCACTGACGCCCGGGTATCCGGTATCCATCAGCTGTGGTGATGATCCGGCAGCTACCATCGTTGAAATAAAAGAAAGCATCCGGAATGTGCCTGGTCATGGCAGTCGTTTTGTGGCTGTTGGAGGTGTAGGAGAGAAAGAACTGCCTAATATCCGCTTTACCTATCTGGGTGAATTTGAAACGGCAGCGGAGGCGCCCATCACGGTCTGGCGTGGCGCCGACGATCTTACCTGGGATGTATCCCAAGATGCACAATATATACTCAGCATAGCAGCGCTGATCATAGGTGGTCAGCTGCATGTCAGATTGCTGGGACACCTGGCAACAGGAGAACTATCGCAGTTATTTACCGGTTTTCAGCATCACCTGAAAGTGGTGATCGATTATTTACACGACCAGTCAAGAACCTATCTGACGCCGGCCGATGTGGGAGGCATTGTGTCAAAGGATTACCTGAACCGCTTACAGGCCGCGCAGGAGCTGGATGGTGTTTATCTGGCCAATAGCCTGCATCAGGGATTTATTTATCACGCCCTGAGTCAGGGAGATGTGGATGATGCCTACTGTGTACAGATCGTTTGGGAATATAATGCTTTACCGGATGTCTTAAACCTGGAAGGAGCCTGGAAAGCGGCACAGGCCAGATTCAGTACGATGCGGCTCCGGTTTGCCTGGGAGGAAGAGCTGTTGCAGATAGTAGATAAACAGGGTACACTGGATTGGCGCTATTCAGACTTAACGCATGTTTCCCCGGAAGAACAGGAAACAATCTTAAATAAGCTGCAGGCAGATGACCGCACGGAGCAATATGATCTGGCGAAAGCAGGTCTTTTCCGGCTATACCTGATTAAAATAGGTGATACACATTATCGTTGCATCTTCAGCCATCACCATGCGATACTCGATGGATGGAGCATTCCCGTATTGTTCAATTATGTACATGATACCTATGAACAGCTCCGGAAAGGATGGCCCGTGAATACCAGTGTTGATAGCAGCTATGAAGCAGCGCAGGTGTATCTGCAGCATCATTGGGGAGATAATAAAATCTTCTGGAAAGACTATGTAGCGTTGCTGACAGAGAAGGAAGACCTCACAGGTTTGTTGTTACCGGAAAAACGTAAAACCATCCTGTCGGAATATCGCCATGTAGCAGTACCTGCCAAACAGGTACGGTACGTGAAAGATGAAAAGTATGCCATCCTCAAAGCGCTCTGCTACAAGTATGATCTCACCCCCAATGCTGTGATACAATACTTCTGGCATAAACAGCTGCGCATATACGGAGGGGTAGATACCACCGTAGTAGGGATGACTGTGTCCGGCCGTAATATTCCCATCGATGATGCAGAAACGGCAGTCGGTTTATTCATCAACACGCTGCCTGTCATTCTGGAACATAAAGGAGGACTGGTATGGAAGGAAATAACCACGCTGCAGGCGTATATCAATGAAGTAAATAGCCGGGGCGAAATGAACCTGTCTAAATTGCAAAAGAATGGGGAGCGGTTATTCTGTTGCTTATACGATTATGAGAACTTCCCGGTGCCACGGGTGGAGTCAGAAGTAGAACTGCAGATTGAGTTCCGGGAGATGGTGGAAAAGCTCGACTACCCACTTGGCTTCATGGCTTTTGAACGGGGTGGGGAGATAAAAATGACGTTGCATTACGCCGGTGAGCTGTTCAGCGAAGAACAGATGAACGAGATGGTAGGCGGAGTGGTACATTTACTGGATCAATGGCTGGAAAATCCTTCATTGGAAAGCCACGCATTGAACTACGTGAACGACGTACAATACCAGCAGCTGATCCGGCAATGGAATGATACAACGGTAAATCATCCGCAGCAAGCTACGGTGCCCGCTTTTTTTGAACAGCAGGTAAACCGCACACCGGATAATATCGCACTGGTATCGGGAGAAAGTGTATTGACTTATCGCACACTCAACGAAAAAGCCAATCAACTGGCAGCTTATCTGCGGGCAACATACCATATACAGCCCGACGACCTGATTGCACTTTGCCTGGATCGTTCTGAATATATGCTGATAGCCATATTGGCGGTCATGAAAGCAGGAGCAGCCTATGTACCACTTGATCCGGCTTATCCGGACGAGCGGATCACCTATATATGGGAAGACACACAGGCGAAGGTTTTACTGACCCATGCCATTCATCAGCCAAGACTGACTGCGCTGAATGCTGCAAGTGCGGTAGCCGCCATCGATGCAGATGATTTTAATTCGCTGGTCGGTACTTATCCTGCCACGAATATTCCGTTGGAAAGCAGCCATACCCACAACCTGGCTTATGTGATCTATACCAGCGGTACTACCGGCAAACCCAAAGGCGTATTGGTAGAACATAAAAGTGTGGTGAACCTCATCCACGAACTGATTACTGTACACCGGCTGGATCGTTATGAACACATCGGCATTTATTCCAGCTATGTATTCGATGCCTTTGTGTGTGAAGCGTTTCCCGTATTTTGTAATGGGAATACCATGTATCTGTATAGTGAACAGCTCCGGACCAGTGTGGACGATCTGCGTGCCTATATCCAACAGAAAAATATAGCCGTTTCCGTTATTCCGTCTGCCCTGTTGCCCCAGTTCCTGGAACAACCGGTGCCGGCACTTAAAACGATTATCACCGGAGGCGAAAGACTGCCCGACATTGTACCGGGTACCTTGCTCGCAGAACTGGTGAATGAATATGGCCCTACAGAAGCGACGGTATGTACTTCTTATCATTGTTATGAGCCAGGAGGGCATCAAAGCAGTATCGGGCGTCCGATTGGTAATATTACCTGTTATGTGTTGGGTAAAGACCTGCAGGTACTCCCGGTAGG
Coding sequences within:
- a CDS encoding glycoside hydrolase family 97 protein gives rise to the protein MKPYFVYCLTICLGFAAGLQAQDYRLSSPDGKVTVAIFVKDSLHFSVSNNKEICITRMDAHLALAGGKQPGIAGKVVRAATKSVQQQIKPAVPVKNSVIDDQYNELKLFFSGQYRFVMRAYNDGVAYRFETDFPDSITVIHETADVHPPAGSQAYFQWVKKWMNHYEHTYEQLGVDSLTATRVTQLPLLITTPQAGKVLITESDLYDYPGLYFTGNGDGTMKAIYPPVVKTERVNKRGTKDWDRRFFPIESEPFIARTAGSRTFPWRILALAQTDIQLLNNEIVYKLGAPNKLANTDWIKPGQVAWDWWNNWDITGVDFRAGVNTATYKYYIDFAAKNHIPYIIMDEGWYELGDLTKISPEVDVKAIIDYGKQRNVGVILWCVWRTLDEQLMPAMKLFRDWGAKGIKVDFMDRDDQAVVNFYWRCAAAAAEHQLLVDFHGAHKPAGINRTWPNVLNFEGVQGMEHNKWSDKNASPQMAVTLPYIRMFAGPMDYTPGAMRNAQQRDFKIIYDKPFGQGTRCQQLAMYVLYDAPLQMLCDNPVAYEKETECTAFITQIPVIWDQTIPLQGEIGEYLVMARKKGTRYYLGALTNWTARDIVTDLSFLPSGTHRITIFKDGINADRNATDYKKEVQMLTNRDSLRVHLAPGGGFAAIIE